In Nocardioides sp. W7, the genomic stretch GATCCCACCTCCGGCGACTTCGCCCGCCAGTGGCAGCCCGCGCACGAGGGGTTGGCCATCGGCTTCTCCCGGCTCAACTCCGGCAAGCGCTCGGTCGGCATCGACATGCGCCACGAAGAGGGCCGCGCGGTCGCCAAGGAGCTGATCAAGGGCGCGGACGTGGTCATCGAGAACTTCCGTCCCGGTCGCATGGAAGCCTGGGGCATGGGTTACGACCAGCTCAGCGCCGACCACCCGCGGCTCGTGATGACCCGGGTCAGCGGCTTCGGGCAGACGGGTCCCTACAGCGAGCGTCCCGGCTTCGGCACGGTCGCGGAGACGGCCAGCGGCTACGCGTTCCTCAACGGGTGGCCGGACACTCCCCCGACGGCGCCGCCGTTCGGGTTCGCGGACTCCATCGCCGGAATCTCGGCGGCGTTCGGCACCTCGATGGCCCTGTTCCGGCGCGAGCTCAGCGGCCACGGCTCCGAGGTCGACGTCGCCCTCTACGAGCCCCTGATGTTCATCCTGGGCGACGCGGTCCTGAACTACACCGCCAGCGGGACGATCATGAAGCGGCACGGCAACGCCTCCGGTGCCGCCTCCCCGCGCGGCATCTACGAGGCTGCGGACGGTGGGTGGCTCTCGATCGCGGCCTCCAACCAGTCGATCGCCCTGAGGCTCTTCGAGGCGATGGGGCGGCCCGACCTCAAGGACGACGCGCGCTTCGCCACCAACACCGCGCGGATGGCGAACAACGACGCCATGCAGCAGATCGTCATCGACTGGGTGAGGTCCTACCCGCGCGACGAGGCACTGGTCGTCCTGGACAAGCACGAGGTGGTGGCGGCGGCGGTGAACGACGCCAAGGACGTCACCGAGGACCCGCACTTCGCCGAACGGACGCTGGTGGAGCTGGCCAACACCGTCTTCGGCCAGGCACTGATGCCCGGCCCTATCCTGCACGTCAAGGACTACGACGGACCCGTCTACGACGGTGTCCCGGGCATCGGCCAGCACACCCGCGAGGTCCTCGTCGACGAGCTCGGGCTGAGGCCCGAGACGGTCGCCGATCTCGCGGAGCGCGGCGTGGTGAGTGGGAGCTGACGCCGTGACCGCTCCGTGGCTGGCAAACCCGCTGGTCTCCTCGCCCGCCGCCTCGAAGCCGATGGACGCCGGCCTGGCCGAGCTGGCCCGGGGACGGGACGCCTCCGGCGCCACGCCGATGACCCGGACGTCGGTTGCCGACAACCGGGAGCGCATCGTGCTCGGTCACCGGCTCTGCTCCGCCGGCCCCGAGGTCGGCTCGGTCGAGGAGCTCCAGGTCCCCGGCACGGAGACGCGGCCGCCGGTCCCGGTGCGGGTCTACACGCCTGCGGGCGAGGTGAGCGCCACGCTGGTCTACCTGCACGGGGGTGGCTGGTTCACCGGCGACCTCGACTACCCCGACGAGCTGTGCCGCTTCCTCGCACGGGACGCAGGCCTGAGGGTGGTCAGCGTCGACTACCGCCTCGCCCCCGAGCACCCCTACCCGTTGCCGTTGGACGACGCCGAGGCCGCGCTGGTCTGGACCACCCGGGAGTTCGCGGACGTGCCGCTCGGGATCGCCGGCGACAGCGCCGGCGGGAACCTGGCGGCGGCGTGCCTGCTGCGAGCACGCGCCGACGGGCTGCGCGTCGACTTCCAGGTCCTGGTCTATCCGGTGTCCGACACCGACTTCGGGCGTGACTCCTACCGAGCCTGTGAGCACGGGTTCCCGCTGGGCAGGGCCGATCTGGAGCACTGCTTCGACCTCTACGTCCCCGACCACGGTGACCGCGCGTCCACCGAGGTCGCCCCCCTGCGCGCCGACCTGAGCGGCATGCCCCCGGCGCTCGTCGTGGTGGCCGGCCACGACCCACTCCACGACGAGGGGGTCGCCCACGCGGCTCGGCTCCGCGAGTGCGGCGTCCCTGTGGCCTTGGTGGACCACGGCACTCTGTGCCACGGTTTCCTCCGCTTCACCGGAGCGTCCTCCGCCGCTTCCGCAGCACGGGACGAACTGGTACGACAGACTGCGTGCTTGGTGAGAGCCAACGTGCGGGCCAGTTCGCCGATTAGATGACTATCATCCAACGAATCTGTCGTCACCACGTCACAGGTTCCACCGAGGGGGGACACCCACGATGAGTACCAACCCACTGCGGCCCATGAAGACCGCGATGCTGGTAGCCCAGCGCATCGTCGCCGACATCAACGACCGCGGCAACCTGGTGGGTGACCGGCTGCCCCCCGAGCGGCTGATGCTGGAGAAGTACGACGTGGGTCGCGGCACCCTGCGTGAGTCGTTGCGCTTCCTCGAGCTCCAGGGCGTGATCACCCTCAAGCCCGGGCCCGGCGGAGGTCCCGTCGTCGTCCACCCCGACGCCACCAGTCTGGCCACCTCGCTGACCCTGCTGCTGCAGTTCTCCAACGCGCCGTTCCGCACCATCGCCGAGGCCCGGCTGGGCCTCGAGCCCATGATGTCGCAGCTGTGTGCCGAGCGGATGACCGACGACGACGTGGCGTCCCTCAAGGACAGCGTGGACACCATGCACGCCAACCTGGACAACCAGTCCATCTTCCTGGAGGAGAACAAGCGCTTCCACGACGTGATCGCGCACGGGTCGGGCAACGCGATGTTCGGCTACCTGGTCGACGCCCTCCTGGGCATCCTCGACGGCTCGGCCATCGGCATCGAGTACCCCGAGTACCGCCGTGAGGCGGTGCACGAGGCCCACCTGCAGATCTACAAGGCGATCGAGTCCAAGGACCCCGCCGCCGCGGCCGCCTCGATGCACGAGCACATCCGTCAGTACATGCGTTACGCGGAGAAGAAGTTCCCCGAGGTCCTGGACGCTCCTATCGTGTGGGGACAGGCCTGAGCCTCGACCCCTCTGCCAGGGCGATCAGGCAGGCAGCCTGTCCCCCAGCACGCTGGCCAGCGTGCCCCCGAGGACCATCCTGACCTCGTCGTCGGTGAGCCCCAGCGCCTCGATCGCCCGGATCTCCTCCGCCGGGCTGGTCATCGGCCAGTCGGAGCCGAAGACGATGCGCTCGGCGCCGTGCTTGCGGATCAGGTCGCGGACGCGCTCGGGGCGCAGGGTGGCCAGGCTCGGGGGCCAGGAGGTCTCCAGCACCACGTCGGCACCGGCGAGCATCTCCTCGGCGTCGTCCAGGATCTTGTAGCCGCCGAAGTGGCAGGCCATCAGCCGCAGGTCCGGGAACTGCCGGGTGATGTCGCGGATCATCTTCGGGCTCGACAGGCTGTTGGTGAACGCGTCACCGCCCTCGCCGACGTGGGTGATGACGGCGTAGTCGCTGCCGAACGCCTCCAAGATCTCCCACAGGCGTGGGTCGTCCAGGGCGTACTTCTGGAACAGCGGGTGGATCTTCACCGCCTGGACGCCGTGCCGCTCGAGGCTGGCCAGGTTCTCCTCGACCGAGAGCTCGACGTGGACGGTGCCGAACGCCACGTGGGTCTCGTCGGCCAGGCCGGCCACAAAACGGTTGACGGAGTCGACGTGGCGGGCCTCGTTGGCGATCGCCAGACAACAGCTGACCTCGACGCCGCTGGCCTGCATGTCGCGGGTCAGTCCGCTGACGGTGCCGTCGCCGCGAGCCTCGAGTCCCTCGACCCGGTTGCCCCCCAGTGCGATCTCGGCGATCTTGTCGGGCCAGACGTGGGTGTGGGCGTCGATGATCACGAGGTTCCTCTCGGAGGTCAGAGCTTGCCGGACTCGCCACCGTCGACGACGAAGATCGCGCCGGTGGTGAACGAGGACAACGGGGAGACGAGCAGGCAGGTCAGCGGGACGATCTCGGAGGGGTCGGCCATCCGGCCGGCCGGGATCTTCGCGATCCGCTTCGCGTGCAGCTCGGGGGACTCGGTGACCGCCTTCTGCGCCTCGGTCACGAAGGCGCCGGGGGCGATGCAGTTCACCTGGACGTTCTTGGGCGCCCACTCGGCGGCCAGTGCCTCGGTGAAGCGGACGACCGCGCCCTTGGAGGTCGAGTAGGGCACCAGGAACGGCTTGCCGCGCACGCCCGTGGTGGAGGCGATGTTGACGATCCGCCCCGCGCCCTGCTCGATCATGTGCTGGCCGGCGGCCTGGGCGAGCAGCATCGGGGCAATGACGTTGACCGCCATCGCGTCCTTCCAGATCTCCGGGTCCTGGGTGGCGAACTTTCCGGCGGGGGCGATCCCGGCGTTGTTGACCAAGCCGTCGATCCGGCCGTGCCGCGCGACGACCTCCGGAACGAGCGCCTTGACCGACTCCTCGTCCCGCATGTCGACCTTGACCGCACTGATCCGGCCCTCGCCCCGGGTGGCGACCTCCTCGAGGGAGTCGACCGAACGGGCGGCCGCCACCACGGTGGCACCCTCCTTGGCCAGCGCGATCGCCATCGCGGCGCCGAGGCCGCGACTGGCGCCCGTCACCAGGACGACGGTGTCCTTCAGCTGCAGGTCCATCAGCGGGCAGCCTTAGCCAGACGTCGGGCCAGGGAGTCGAGCAGCACCTCGGTGGCCCCCTCGTAGACCCGCAGCGGACGCGC encodes the following:
- a CDS encoding CoA transferase; amino-acid sequence: MTSQHAPLAGVKVVELGSMYAAPTAGRMLRDFGADVIKVEDPTSGDFARQWQPAHEGLAIGFSRLNSGKRSVGIDMRHEEGRAVAKELIKGADVVIENFRPGRMEAWGMGYDQLSADHPRLVMTRVSGFGQTGPYSERPGFGTVAETASGYAFLNGWPDTPPTAPPFGFADSIAGISAAFGTSMALFRRELSGHGSEVDVALYEPLMFILGDAVLNYTASGTIMKRHGNASGAASPRGIYEAADGGWLSIAASNQSIALRLFEAMGRPDLKDDARFATNTARMANNDAMQQIVIDWVRSYPRDEALVVLDKHEVVAAAVNDAKDVTEDPHFAERTLVELANTVFGQALMPGPILHVKDYDGPVYDGVPGIGQHTREVLVDELGLRPETVADLAERGVVSGS
- a CDS encoding alpha/beta hydrolase, coding for MTAPWLANPLVSSPAASKPMDAGLAELARGRDASGATPMTRTSVADNRERIVLGHRLCSAGPEVGSVEELQVPGTETRPPVPVRVYTPAGEVSATLVYLHGGGWFTGDLDYPDELCRFLARDAGLRVVSVDYRLAPEHPYPLPLDDAEAALVWTTREFADVPLGIAGDSAGGNLAAACLLRARADGLRVDFQVLVYPVSDTDFGRDSYRACEHGFPLGRADLEHCFDLYVPDHGDRASTEVAPLRADLSGMPPALVVVAGHDPLHDEGVAHAARLRECGVPVALVDHGTLCHGFLRFTGASSAASAARDELVRQTACLVRANVRASSPIR
- a CDS encoding FCD domain-containing protein, whose amino-acid sequence is MSTNPLRPMKTAMLVAQRIVADINDRGNLVGDRLPPERLMLEKYDVGRGTLRESLRFLELQGVITLKPGPGGGPVVVHPDATSLATSLTLLLQFSNAPFRTIAEARLGLEPMMSQLCAERMTDDDVASLKDSVDTMHANLDNQSIFLEENKRFHDVIAHGSGNAMFGYLVDALLGILDGSAIGIEYPEYRREAVHEAHLQIYKAIESKDPAAAAASMHEHIRQYMRYAEKKFPEVLDAPIVWGQA
- a CDS encoding amidohydrolase family protein; the protein is MIIDAHTHVWPDKIAEIALGGNRVEGLEARGDGTVSGLTRDMQASGVEVSCCLAIANEARHVDSVNRFVAGLADETHVAFGTVHVELSVEENLASLERHGVQAVKIHPLFQKYALDDPRLWEILEAFGSDYAVITHVGEGGDAFTNSLSSPKMIRDITRQFPDLRLMACHFGGYKILDDAEEMLAGADVVLETSWPPSLATLRPERVRDLIRKHGAERIVFGSDWPMTSPAEEIRAIEALGLTDDEVRMVLGGTLASVLGDRLPA
- a CDS encoding SDR family oxidoreductase: MDLQLKDTVVLVTGASRGLGAAMAIALAKEGATVVAAARSVDSLEEVATRGEGRISAVKVDMRDEESVKALVPEVVARHGRIDGLVNNAGIAPAGKFATQDPEIWKDAMAVNVIAPMLLAQAAGQHMIEQGAGRIVNIASTTGVRGKPFLVPYSTSKGAVVRFTEALAAEWAPKNVQVNCIAPGAFVTEAQKAVTESPELHAKRIAKIPAGRMADPSEIVPLTCLLVSPLSSFTTGAIFVVDGGESGKL